In a genomic window of Strix aluco isolate bStrAlu1 chromosome 3, bStrAlu1.hap1, whole genome shotgun sequence:
- the SLC4A1AP gene encoding kanadaptin, with product MAEAVETEAVAEPAAFKRPSRPLPAAPRAAEGGEPGPSPPPARPATPAAPRYEEPPWGSRPPADAGYGLEVLKGGVALGSVRLEGGSWFLVGRLPSCALALEHPSVSRHHAVLQYRGAGCSPYGPDAAGFYVYDLGSTHGTFLNKTRVPPRTYCRVRVGHGLRFGGSSRLFLLQGPKEDQESESELTVTQLKALRKQQQAKLEKTMLGEDSDEEDEKEERSEKSQSTDMSCSWGMGEDAEEDEVEENPIAIDFQDVQDAFYMKDPRKALQGFFDREGEELEYEYDDRGHNSWLCRIKLPVDDASGKQLVAEVLHSGKKKEAMIQCALEACRLLDARGVLRQEAVSRKRKSKNWEDEDFYDSDDDTFLDRTGAVEKKRLNRMKKAGKIEEKPETYDSLVTKLNEAENELSEITEKLKASGKVPSQPAAQDSLDEFMTEMKSGSTLDSVARKKLHLRSFELKKEQQRLKGLIKLVKPAELPELKPQSGSYSLEAESKPKKITLPLFGAMKGGSKFKLKTGSLGKLPVKRPDIPESLLKMKDDGPEEEEEEEEEEMEEEQVVDAINSRASNLEMKMTTQEETGKETNAPDGSPCNNRNLEYLQDGVHFLPEPKILRNKSQMGPSQEKSQASEAVCKEPEETPEKVKKINSSSKVQQPFFSSQYPDDDPDYCIWIPPAGQSGDGKTHLNEKYGY from the exons ATGGCGGAGGCCGTGGAGACGGAGGCAGTCGCTGAGCCCGCCGCCTTCAAGCGCCCGAgccgcccgctgcccgccgcgccccgcgccgctgAGGGCGGCGAGCCGGGGCCcagcccgccgcccgcccgccccgccacgCCGGCGGCGCCGCGCTACGAGGAGCCGCCGTGGGGCAGCCGCCCGCCGGCCGACGCCGGCTACGGACTGGAGGTGCTGAAGGGCGGCGTGGCGCTGGGCTCGGTGCGGCTGGAGGGCGGCAGCTGGTTCCTAGTGGGGCGGCTGCCCAGCTGCGCCCTGGCCCTGGAGCACCCCTCGGTGTCGCGGCACCACGCCGTGCTGCAGTACCGCGGCGCTGGCTGCTCCCCCTACGGCCCCGACGCCGCCGGCTTCTACGTGTACGACCTGGGCAGCACCCACGGCACCTTCCTCAACAAGACGCGGGTGCCGCCCCGCACCTACTGCCGGGTGCGGGTGGGCCACGGGCTCCGCTTCGGCGGCAGCTCCcgcctcttcctcctgcag GGACCCAAAGAGGACCAGGAGTCTGAGTCGGAACTAACTGTGACTCAACTGAAGGCACTGCGTAAGCAGCAGCAAGCAAAATTAGAAAAGACAATGTTGGGAGAGGACTCAGATGAGGAAgatgaaaaagaggagagaagtgAGAAGAGTCAGAGCACTGATATGAGCTGCTCATGGGGAATGG GGGAGGATGCTGAGGAGGATGAGGTTGAAGAAAACCCTATTGCTATTGATTTTCAGGATGTACAAGATGCCTTCTATATGAAAGATCCTAGGAAGGCCTTACAGGGCTTTTTTGACAGagaag gAGAAGAGTTAGAATATGAATATGATGATCGTGGGCACAATAGCTGGCTGTGCAGGATCAA GTTGCCTGTGGATGATGCATCAGGGAAGCAGCTGGTGGCAGAGGTTCTCCATtcaggaaagaagaaggaagcaatGATACAGTGCGCACTGGAAGCTTGCAGGCTACTTGATGCTCGGGGAGTACTGAGGCAAGAAGCAG TATCCcgaaaaaggaaatcaaaaaaCTGGGAAGATGAGGATTTTTATGACAGTGATGATGACACCTTCCTTGACCGAACTGGTGCTGTAGAAAAGAAACGACTGAACAGAATGAAAAAAGCTggtaaaatagaagaaaaaccaGAGACTTATGATTCCCTG GTCACAAAGCTAAATGAAGCTGAAAATGAGCTTTCTGAGATAACAGAGAAGCTGAAGGCTTCAGGGAAAG TCccatcccagccagcagctcaagATTCCTTGGATGAATTCATGACTGAAATGAAATCAGGAAGTACTTTAGACAGTGTGGCACGAAAGAAGCTTCACTTGCGGTCCTTTGAACTGAAGAAGGAGCAACAGAGACTGAAGGGGTTAATAAAGCTTGTCAAGCCTGCAGAACTGCCTGAGCTGAAGCCCCA GAGTGGGAGTTACAGTCTGGAAGCAGAGAGCAAGCCTAAAAAGATTACCCTGCCTCTCTTTGGTGCAATGAAAGGGGGGAGCAAATTCAAGCTGAAAACTGGAAGCCTGGGG AAGTTGCCTGTTAAGCGTCCAGACATCCCTGAAagcttgttaaaaatgaaagatgatggaccggaggaggaggaagaggaagaagaggaagaaatggaggaGGAGCAAGTAGTAGATGCAATAAACAGCAGAGCAtcaaacctggaaatgaaaatgacaacacaggaagaaacaggaaaagaaactaaTGCTCCTGATGGTTCTCCTTGCAATAACAGGAATCTGGAATACCTTCAGGATG gGGTTCATTTTCTGCCTGAGCCAAAGATACTGAGGAATAAATCTCAGATGGGACCCTCACAAGAGAAATCTCAAG CATCTGAGGCAGTTTGTAAGGAACCTGAAGAGACCCCTGAGAAAGTTAAGAAAATCAATAGCTCAAGCAAG gtccaacaaccttttttttcctcacagtatCCAGATGATGACCCAGACTACTGCATATGGATTCCTCCTGCAG GTCAAAGTGGTGATGGCAAGACTCATCTCAATGAAAAATACGGCTACTAA